A DNA window from Drosophila sechellia strain sech25 chromosome X, ASM438219v1, whole genome shotgun sequence contains the following coding sequences:
- the LOC6612255 gene encoding uncharacterized protein LOC6612255 — MSHHQHVLSEAAALRLINGLEAAANATPLGAQPHQSAAAEAICSSQIFASAHRMASGTPTASMAALEISSARQRMLPQIPRSPLQESLHSANESGNSCRICRWNHNDMEIIKCPCNCKGSVGYIHLKCLKRWIMHRRDNRCEICNAVFDIAEERASLKQMIRTFCCGRCCGLIVKHLLFSASLMPLAHVILQQVLQCMDNMNQGNTDQFTVQEVFVASCALLTSSALFFHFFEFVTTRFMLIRNILSHWWMFGSTSDYELVEIEDDSIDFFDD, encoded by the exons ATGTCGCATCATCAACACGTTCTTTCCGAGGCCGCTGCCCTCCGTCTGATTAACGGTCTGGAGGCAGCCGCCAATGCCACACCCCTCGGCGCTCAGCCGCATCAGTCCGCGGCAGCTGAAGCCATCTGCTCGTCACAAATCTTTGCATCGGCCCATCGCATGGCCAGTGGCACGCCCACTGCATCCATGGCAGCCCTGGAAATATCCTCAGCACGGCAACGGATGCTGCCACAGATACCGCGAAGTCCCCTACAGGAGAGCCTCCATTCGGCGAACGAGAGCGGCAACTCGTGCCGCATCTGCCGCTGGAACCACAACGACATGGAGATCATCAAGTGTCCGTGCAACTGCAAGGGCAGCGTG GGCTACATCCACCTAAAGTGCTTGAAGCGCTGGATCATGCACAGGCGGGATAATCGCTGCGAGATCTGCAATGCGGTCTTTGACATCGCGGAGGAGCGGGCCAGTCTGAAGCAGATGATCCGAACCTTCTGCTGCGGCCGTTGTTGCGGCCTGATTGTGAAGCATCTGCTATTTAGCGCCTCGCTTATGCCACTAGCCCATGTCATATTGCAGCAG GTGCTACAGTGCATGGATAATATGAATCAGGGCAACACCGATCAGTTCACCGTTCAGGAGGTGTTTGTCGCCTCCTGCGCGCTCCTGACCTCCAGTGCACTGTTCTTCCACTTCTTTGAGTTTGTCACCACACGGTTCATGCTCATCCGGAACATTCTGAGCCACTGGTGGATGTTTGGCAGCACCTCCGACTATGAACTGGTGGAGATCGAGGATGATTCCATCGATTTTTTCGATGATTAG
- the LOC6612254 gene encoding amyloid protein-binding protein 2 — translation MAGQQLLSPRLFPNSPKTLYDLSLEALIGSMNTKIPALDRINRLSELPRNLLIDVYEMMSQEESLKDTLLEELAQLEVFSRLVRYPFARSQLLRIMASLMASNKMLAKRLSENYVSRYEVVTGQDSQEEEELESSMDTLEDRSMELNTLYTYDAESSDADTTSDEFNDEFSVDIESIIGVPQRRANPDKLEAINDSYLEELSAVELQIIDLGLRLGSFLSEAGWMQESITVLACLNVRLKDLPTHKHWLQFRLDCLQRLLYAESAHCNFKEAHKTYVELMGLNKWLNRNVPHQLVAITYSQISAMYFARNEYKNSHLWSGLAMRFLKGIANPRIIVDVLRQAAKACVVKRDFARANLLICQAVRRAREYFGPKHQKYGDALLDYGFFLLNVDSVFQSVYIYKEALAVRRGIFGNMNFHVAIAHEDLSYAYYVHEYSTGDFSCAQDHVDKAVNIMQHLVPSNHLMLASAKRVKALLLEEIALDKMADGIDEEDLLLQSEELHNFALILSLQVFGEVNVQTAKHYGNLGRLYQTMNRFEEAERMHKKAIKIKSELLGHFDYEVGLSIGHLASLYNYQMKKYRDAEQLYMRSIDISLRLFGNSYSGLEYDYLGLCHVYETLHNFEKYLKYANKLENWQLLRGQNITQNKSSYPAIEVDYSIEEVKTKYFSMCAFNKSGHYSVHAEDTYQN, via the exons ATGGCTGGCCAACAGCTCCTGAGCCCCAGATTATTTCCCAACTCCCCGAAGACCCTATACGACCTGTCGCTGGAGGCCCTCATCGGGAGTATGAACACCAAGATTCCGGCGCTGGACAGGATCAACCGACTGTCTGAGCTGCCACGCAACTTGCTCATCGATGTTTACGAAATG ATGTCTCAGGAGGAGTCCTTGAAGGACACtttgctggaggagctggcccAGCTTGAGGTATTCTCTCGACTCGTTCGCTATCCATTTGCCCGCAGCCAATTGCTGCGCATAATGGCCTCACTAATGGCCAGCAATAAGATGCTGGCCAAAAGACTCAGCGAGAACTATGTGTCGCGCTATGAGGTGGTGACCGGTCAGGACAGTCAGGAGGAAGAGGAGCTGGAGTCGAGCATGGATACACTTGAGGATCGCTCAATGGAGCTCAATACACTGTATACCTACGATGCCGAATCTTCAGATGCAGACACCACCAGTGACGAATTTAATGACGAATTCAGTGTGGATATCGAAAGCATAATAGGTGTCCCACAGCGGAGAGCAAACCCGGATAAACTCGAGGCGATCAACGATTCTTACCTCGAGGAGCTGTCCGCCGTGGAGCTGCAGATCATCGACCTAGGCCTACGCCTCGGATCGTTTCTCTCGGAGGCTGGATGGATGCAGGAGAGCATTACCGTGCTGGCATGCCTTAATGTAAGACTGAAGGATCTGCCGACTCACAAACACTGGTTGCAGTTCCGACTCGACTGCCTGCAGCg CCTTCTGTACGCCGAATCAGCCCATTGCAACTTTAAGGAGGCACACAAAACCTACGTGGAATTGATGGGTCTAAACAAATGGCTTAATAGGAACGTGCCACACCAGCTGGTGGCCATAACCTACAGTCAGATTTCGGCCATGTACTTTGCCCGCAATGAGTATAAGAATAGTCATTTGTGGAGCGGTCTCGCCATGCGATTTTTAAAGGGAATTGCGAATCCACG CATCATCGTCGATGTTCTGCGCCAGGCGGCCAAGGCCTGTGTCGTTAAGCGGGACTTTGCCCGGGCCAATCTGCTCATCTGCCAGGCGGTGCGACGAGCACG CGAGTACTTTGGCCCAAAGCACCAGAAGTACGGCGATGCACTGCTGGATTACGGATTTTTCCTACTCAACGTGGACTCCGTGTTCCAGTccgtatatatatacaaggAGGCACTGGCCGTGCGCCGTGGTATTTTTGGGAATATGAACTTTCACGTGGCCATTGCCCACGAGGATTTGTCATATGCCTACTACGTTCACGAGTACAGCACCGGTGACTTTAGCTGTGCCCAGGATCACGTGGACAAGGCTGTTAATATCATGCAGCATCTGGTGCCCAGCAATCATCTGATGTTGGCATCGGCGAAGCGCGTGAAGGCACTCCTGCTGGAGGAGATTGCGCTGGACAAGATGGCTGATGGCATTGACGAGGAGGATCTGCTGCTCCAATCCGAGGAGCTGCACAACTTCGCCCTGATTCTCTCGCTGCAAGTGTTTGGCGAGGTGAATGTGCAGACGGCGAAGCACTATGGAAATCTGGGGCGGTTATACCAAACGATGAATCGTTTCGAGGAGGCGGAGCGAATGCACAAAAAGGCGATCAAAATTAAGTCGGAACTGCTGGGTCACTTTGACTACGAGGTGGGCCTGTCCATTGGGCATTTGGCCTCGCTGTACAACTATCAGATGAAGAAATACCGTGACGCCGAACAGCTTTACATGCGCAGCATTGATATAA GCCTGCGTCTGTTTGGGAACTCATACTCTGGCCTGGAGTACGATTATTTGGGTCTGTGCCACGTCTACGAAACTTTGCACAACTTTGAAAAGTATTTGAAGTATGCGAACAAGCTGGAGAACTGGCAGCTGCTGCGTGGCCAAAACATCACTCAAAAT AAGTCCAGCTATCCCGCCATCGAGGTGGACTATTCTATCGAGGAGGTCAAGACCAAGTACTTCAGCATGTGCGCCTTCAATAAAAGCGGACACTACTCAGTGCACGCAGAGGACACGTACCAGAACTGA